In the Bacteroidales bacterium genome, one interval contains:
- the clpB gene encoding ATP-dependent chaperone ClpB, translating to MNLNNFTIKSQEAVQKASQIAKSKNHQAIETAHLIKGLIEEAENVTTFIFNKLSINTSNLISVINSVIESYSKVSGGVDSYLSSDAHSVLQKAINISEKRGDKYVSVESILIAILKHGDKVSQILKDAGVNEKDLLKAIEELRKGEKVNSQSAEDTFNSLNRFAVNLNERARSGKLDPVIGRDEEIRRVLQILSRRTKNNPILIGEPGVGKTAIAEGIAHRIVNGDVPENLKSKQFYSLDMGALIAGAKYKGEFEERLKSVVKEVIASNGEIILFIDEIHTLVGAGKGEGAMDAANILKPALARGELKAVGATTLNEYQKYFEKDKALERRFQKVIIDEPDTEDAISILRGLKERYETHHKVRIKDDAIIAAVKLSQRYINDRQLPDKAIDLIDEAAAKLRLEMNSVPGEIDEIRRRVQQLEIEREAIKREGTKHKLDRLDKLISDNQETLDSLTAKWKSEKEVIEKIQTGKKAIEDIKFEAKQAERDGNYERVAELRYGRLKEEENKIEELKTQLSEMQANGLLLKEEVDYDDIAEVVSNWTHIPVKKMVKSEREKLLSLEDELHKRVIGQDEAIKAVSDAVRRSRAGMQDPKKPIGSFIFMGTTGVGKTELAKALAEFLFDDEHMMTRIDMSEYQERHSISRLLGAPPGYVGYDEGGQLTEAVRRKPYSVILLDEIEKAHPDVFNILLQVLDDGILTDNKGRTVNFKNTIIIMTSNIGSHLIYNNFENIKEKNYDEISEKTKIQVLDLLKKKMRPELLNRIDEVIMFTPLTKDEIEQIVKLQFKSLSKMLKENNINAEISEKAIKYLSDKAYEPQYGARPVKRILQKEIINELAKSVLSNNVESSSNILIDADKEKIIFRNI from the coding sequence ATGAACTTAAATAATTTCACAATAAAATCACAAGAAGCTGTTCAAAAAGCATCACAAATTGCTAAATCTAAAAATCATCAGGCAATTGAAACAGCACACCTTATAAAAGGCTTAATTGAAGAAGCTGAAAATGTTACTACATTCATCTTTAATAAATTAAGTATTAACACTTCAAACTTAATTTCTGTAATAAACTCTGTGATAGAATCTTACTCAAAAGTTTCAGGAGGAGTTGACTCTTACCTTTCATCAGATGCTCATTCAGTATTGCAAAAAGCAATAAATATTTCTGAAAAAAGAGGAGATAAATATGTTTCTGTTGAAAGTATTTTAATTGCAATTCTTAAACACGGAGATAAAGTTTCACAAATTTTAAAAGATGCCGGGGTAAACGAGAAAGATTTGCTTAAAGCAATTGAAGAACTTCGCAAAGGAGAAAAAGTAAACAGCCAAAGTGCCGAAGATACTTTTAATTCTTTAAACAGATTTGCCGTAAACCTAAATGAAAGGGCAAGAAGCGGAAAATTAGACCCCGTAATAGGAAGAGACGAGGAAATAAGAAGGGTCTTGCAAATTCTTTCAAGACGAACAAAAAATAATCCTATTTTAATCGGAGAACCGGGTGTAGGTAAAACCGCTATTGCAGAAGGTATTGCCCACAGAATTGTAAACGGAGATGTTCCTGAGAATTTAAAATCAAAACAATTTTACTCATTAGATATGGGAGCATTAATTGCCGGTGCAAAATATAAAGGAGAATTTGAAGAACGCCTAAAATCCGTTGTAAAAGAGGTAATTGCATCAAACGGAGAAATTATTCTTTTTATTGATGAAATTCACACATTGGTAGGTGCAGGTAAAGGAGAAGGAGCAATGGATGCTGCAAACATTTTAAAACCTGCACTTGCAAGAGGAGAATTAAAAGCCGTAGGAGCAACAACTTTAAATGAATATCAAAAATATTTTGAAAAAGATAAAGCTCTTGAAAGACGTTTTCAAAAAGTAATAATTGACGAACCCGATACAGAAGACGCAATTTCAATACTAAGAGGTTTAAAAGAACGCTACGAAACCCATCATAAAGTAAGAATTAAAGATGATGCAATTATTGCAGCTGTTAAACTTTCGCAAAGATATATAAATGACAGGCAATTACCCGACAAAGCAATTGATTTAATTGATGAAGCCGCTGCAAAACTTCGGTTAGAAATGAATTCAGTTCCCGGTGAAATTGACGAGATAAGAAGACGCGTACAACAGCTTGAAATTGAGCGAGAAGCAATTAAAAGAGAAGGTACTAAACATAAATTGGACAGATTAGATAAATTGATTTCGGATAACCAAGAAACTTTGGATTCTCTAACCGCAAAATGGAAATCGGAAAAAGAAGTTATTGAAAAGATACAAACCGGAAAAAAAGCAATTGAAGATATAAAATTTGAAGCAAAACAAGCCGAAAGAGACGGAAACTACGAAAGAGTTGCCGAGTTAAGATACGGACGATTAAAAGAAGAAGAAAATAAAATTGAAGAATTAAAAACTCAACTTTCTGAAATGCAGGCAAACGGTTTGTTGTTAAAAGAAGAGGTTGATTACGATGATATTGCGGAAGTTGTTTCAAACTGGACACATATTCCTGTTAAAAAAATGGTCAAAAGCGAAAGAGAAAAGCTTTTATCATTGGAAGATGAACTTCATAAAAGAGTTATAGGACAAGATGAAGCAATAAAAGCGGTTTCAGATGCAGTAAGAAGAAGCAGGGCGGGAATGCAAGACCCTAAGAAACCGATAGGTTCATTTATTTTTATGGGAACAACCGGAGTAGGAAAAACAGAACTTGCAAAAGCTTTGGCCGAGTTTTTATTTGATGACGAACACATGATGACAAGAATTGATATGAGTGAATATCAAGAAAGACATTCAATTTCAAGACTTCTCGGAGCTCCTCCCGGATATGTAGGTTACGATGAAGGAGGTCAATTAACTGAAGCAGTTCGCAGAAAACCGTATTCCGTTATTTTATTGGATGAAATTGAAAAAGCTCATCCCGATGTTTTTAATATTCTGCTGCAAGTTTTAGATGACGGAATATTAACCGACAATAAAGGCAGAACAGTAAATTTTAAAAATACGATTATTATTATGACGTCAAATATCGGTTCGCATCTTATTTATAACAACTTTGAAAATATTAAAGAAAAGAATTATGACGAGATAAGTGAAAAAACAAAAATTCAAGTTCTTGATTTATTGAAAAAGAAAATGCGTCCCGAACTTTTGAACAGAATTGATGAAGTTATTATGTTCACTCCTCTTACAAAAGATGAAATTGAACAAATTGTAAAATTGCAATTTAAAAGTCTTTCAAAGATGTTAAAAGAGAATAATATTAATGCAGAAATTTCTGAAAAAGCAATAAAATACTTATCAGATAAAGCATACGAACCGCAATACGGAGCAAGACCCGTTAAACGAATTTTGCAAAAAGAGATAATTAATGAACTTGCAAAATCTGTATTATCAAATAATGTTGAAAGCAGTTCAAATATTTTAATTGATGCCGATAAGGAAAAAATAATTTTCAGAAATATCTAA
- the porV gene encoding type IX secretion system outer membrane channel protein PorV, giving the protein MTKSFFVSTIIIILFTGNVFAQQSSTIIGQELNAITTGVPFLTISPDARSGAMGDAGVASSPDANSIHWNPAKYAFIEQDISLNLSYIPWLRNLVSDINFQNISGSYRLNKNQTIAASLMYFSLGSIDFTNSVGTVIVPGFRPNEFSFDAAYALKLSKNMSGGIAFRYVHSNLTGGIPAGGSGSPTKPGNAVAGDISFFYTKDMRLEDKTGTFNFGVNISNLGSKISYSDDTYYDDFLPANLRIGASYKLDLDDYNSITAMIDINKLLVPTPQFIVKDSLGVVVDTLGISNDVSVPVGIFQSFYDAPGGFAEEMHELMYSVGIEYWYINQFAIRAGYFDEHGTKGNRKYFTMGIGVKLNVLNFDFAYVVPTAGRSNPLANTLRFTLGLNLENLK; this is encoded by the coding sequence ATGACGAAAAGTTTTTTTGTTAGTACGATAATTATAATACTTTTTACCGGTAATGTTTTTGCACAACAAAGTTCAACGATAATCGGACAAGAATTAAATGCAATCACAACCGGAGTACCTTTCTTAACAATATCACCTGATGCACGCTCAGGTGCTATGGGTGATGCCGGAGTTGCTTCAAGCCCTGATGCAAATTCAATTCATTGGAATCCTGCAAAATATGCGTTTATTGAGCAAGATATTTCATTGAATTTATCATATATACCCTGGTTAAGAAATTTAGTTTCTGATATTAATTTTCAAAATATTTCAGGTTCATATAGGTTAAATAAAAACCAAACAATTGCCGCATCTTTAATGTATTTTTCATTAGGGAGTATTGATTTCACGAATAGTGTAGGAACAGTAATCGTTCCCGGCTTTAGGCCGAATGAATTTTCCTTTGATGCCGCTTATGCATTAAAGTTATCAAAAAATATGTCCGGCGGTATTGCTTTCAGGTATGTTCATTCAAATTTAACCGGAGGAATTCCGGCAGGAGGTTCCGGTTCTCCCACAAAACCGGGGAATGCAGTTGCAGGAGATATATCTTTTTTCTATACAAAAGATATGAGGCTTGAAGATAAGACAGGAACTTTTAATTTCGGAGTAAATATTTCAAATTTAGGAAGTAAAATCTCATACAGCGATGATACTTATTATGATGATTTTTTACCTGCAAATTTAAGAATCGGAGCTTCCTATAAATTGGATTTAGATGATTATAATTCTATTACGGCAATGATTGATATTAATAAGTTGCTGGTTCCTACACCGCAGTTTATTGTAAAAGATTCACTCGGTGTTGTTGTTGATACATTAGGTATTTCGAATGATGTTTCAGTTCCGGTAGGAATTTTTCAATCTTTTTATGATGCCCCGGGAGGTTTTGCAGAAGAAATGCATGAGTTAATGTATTCTGTAGGGATTGAATATTGGTATATTAATCAATTTGCAATCAGAGCCGGTTATTTTGATGAGCACGGTACAAAAGGAAACAGAAAATATTTTACCATGGGAATCGGTGTTAAATTAAATGTTCTTAATTTTGATTTTGCTTATGTTGTACCGACTGCAGGTCGTTCTAATCCGTTGGCTAATACCTTGCGTTTTACACTCGGTTTAAATTTAGAAAACTTAAAGTAG
- a CDS encoding serine hydrolase — translation MNKFRLFALSIIFLSSSVLFGQEKAGFDFNELDKYLEKALNDWKIPGMAVAIVQGDSIVFAKGYGIKEFGKEDKVDSKTLFSVASNTKAFTSGALSQLVDEGKLSWDDKVTDYLPWFKMYNNYVTGEMTVRDLLCHRSGLKTFSGDLLWYESKYTRKEVIERARFLKPEYGFRAHFGYSNIMFSAAGEIISAITGQSWEDYIRSHFLNKLEMKNSLLSVSEIKSNSNIAMPHHTAEDINPLPIKYMNWDNVAPAAAVISNVEDMGNWLIMQMNEGVFKGDTILSEEQIWEMQSPQTPDNSSKGWLSYFPTKHFDAYGLGWSIFDYQGVKVINHGGGADGMISQTMYVPEKDFGMVVLTNSINYLPSAMMYYVIDDYFGDVTNDWSGFFLKVYAYGKRMEKKENEDKIKSRVKDTKPSLKLEDYTGIYGGDLYGNAEVRIKNGKLVLDFLPSETLIGDLTHWHYDTFEIKLRNSPTLPKGLVQFIIGTDGKVEELKVDIPNPDFHFTELEFKKR, via the coding sequence ATGAATAAATTTAGATTATTTGCTTTAAGCATCATTTTCTTATCTTCTTCTGTTTTATTCGGCCAAGAAAAAGCAGGCTTTGATTTTAACGAACTTGATAAATATCTTGAAAAAGCATTAAATGATTGGAAAATTCCCGGGATGGCAGTTGCAATTGTTCAAGGTGATTCTATTGTATTTGCAAAAGGCTACGGAATTAAAGAATTCGGAAAAGAGGACAAAGTTGATTCAAAAACTTTATTTTCAGTTGCTTCAAATACAAAAGCATTTACATCAGGAGCATTATCGCAATTAGTTGACGAAGGAAAATTAAGTTGGGATGATAAAGTTACGGATTACTTGCCTTGGTTTAAAATGTATAATAACTACGTTACGGGAGAAATGACCGTAAGAGACTTGCTTTGTCACAGAAGCGGACTGAAAACTTTCAGCGGAGATTTACTGTGGTATGAAAGCAAATACACAAGAAAAGAAGTTATTGAAAGAGCCAGATTCTTAAAACCGGAATATGGTTTCAGAGCACATTTCGGATATTCTAATATTATGTTTTCGGCAGCAGGAGAAATCATATCTGCAATAACCGGTCAGTCTTGGGAAGATTATATAAGAAGCCACTTTTTGAATAAGTTAGAAATGAAAAATTCTTTGCTTTCAGTTTCCGAAATAAAAAGCAATTCAAATATTGCGATGCCGCACCATACGGCAGAAGATATTAACCCTTTACCTATAAAATATATGAACTGGGATAATGTTGCACCTGCTGCTGCTGTTATTTCAAATGTTGAAGATATGGGCAATTGGTTGATAATGCAAATGAACGAAGGTGTTTTTAAAGGAGATACAATTCTTAGCGAAGAACAAATTTGGGAAATGCAGTCGCCTCAAACACCCGACAACTCGAGTAAAGGATGGTTGAGTTATTTCCCCACAAAACATTTTGATGCTTACGGTTTAGGTTGGTCAATTTTTGATTATCAGGGAGTTAAGGTAATAAATCACGGAGGCGGTGCTGACGGAATGATTTCGCAAACCATGTATGTTCCCGAAAAAGATTTCGGTATGGTTGTTTTAACTAACAGTATCAATTATTTGCCAAGTGCAATGATGTATTATGTAATTGATGATTATTTCGGAGACGTAACGAATGATTGGAGCGGTTTCTTTTTAAAAGTATATGCTTACGGCAAAAGAATGGAAAAGAAAGAAAATGAAGATAAAATAAAAAGCAGAGTGAAAGATACAAAGCCTTCATTAAAACTTGAAGATTATACAGGTATTTACGGAGGAGATTTATACGGAAACGCTGAAGTCAGAATAAAAAACGGAAAATTAGTTCTTGATTTTCTTCCTTCCGAAACTTTAATCGGCGATTTAACTCATTGGCATTATGACACTTTTGAAATAAAATTAAGAAACTCACCGACTTTGCCGAAAGGACTTGTTCAATTTATTATAGGGACAGACGGAAAAGTTGAAGAATTAAAAGTTGATATTCCTAATCCTGATTTTCACTTTACCGAATTAGAATTTAAAAAGAGATAG
- the zupT gene encoding zinc transporter ZupT: MTTEIIVRAFLLTLFAGLSTGIGSALAFFTKKTNTKFLSVSLGFSAGVMIYVSMIEIFGKARDSLTGVYGDKIGNWYTILGFFGGIFLIAIIDKLIPEFENPHEIHKVEDVESEVESAKKKKLLKMGMLSAIAIAIHNFPEGLATFTAAITDPALGIAIAVAIAIHNIPEGIAVSIPLYYATGSKKKAFWYSFVSGLAEPVGAIIGFAVLMPFLNDTVFGLLFAAVAGIMVFISLDELLPTAREYGQPHSAIYGLIAGMLVMAVSLILFM; encoded by the coding sequence ATGACTACAGAAATTATCGTACGAGCTTTTTTATTAACTCTTTTTGCCGGATTATCAACAGGCATCGGAAGTGCTTTGGCATTTTTCACAAAAAAAACAAATACAAAATTTTTATCGGTATCATTAGGCTTTTCAGCCGGTGTAATGATTTATGTTTCAATGATTGAGATTTTCGGAAAAGCAAGAGACAGCTTAACGGGAGTTTATGGTGATAAAATAGGTAATTGGTACACAATTTTAGGGTTTTTCGGCGGAATATTTTTAATTGCAATTATTGATAAATTAATTCCTGAATTTGAAAATCCGCATGAGATACACAAAGTTGAAGATGTTGAAAGTGAAGTTGAATCTGCAAAAAAGAAAAAACTTCTTAAAATGGGTATGTTATCTGCAATTGCAATTGCTATCCATAACTTCCCCGAAGGCTTGGCAACTTTTACGGCTGCAATAACCGACCCTGCTCTCGGAATTGCTATTGCTGTTGCCATTGCCATACATAACATTCCGGAAGGTATTGCGGTTTCTATACCTTTATATTATGCAACAGGAAGTAAGAAAAAAGCATTTTGGTATTCTTTTGTATCCGGTTTGGCTGAGCCGGTAGGTGCAATAATCGGTTTTGCTGTTTTAATGCCTTTTTTAAATGATACAGTTTTCGGTTTATTATTTGCTGCCGTTGCCGGAATTATGGTTTTTATTTCATTAGACGAATTGTTACCGACTGCAAGAGAATACGGACAACCTCATTCGGCAATATACGGATTAATTGCAGGAATGCTTGTAATGGCTGTAAGTTTAATATTATTTATGTAA
- a CDS encoding HupE/UreJ family protein, whose protein sequence is MFSMYIDLGFEHITDLNGYDHILFLIALAAVYLLKDWKKVLILITAFTIGHTVTLALATLKLIKVPINLIEFLIPVTIFISAFSDFFYKKNINDKRLHHFKYVLAMFFGLIHGMGFSNYLINLLGTESNIVMPLFAFNVGLELGQIIIIIAYLVIASIFVKYLKVLRRDLSLIVAGAAFGISIILMIERFPF, encoded by the coding sequence ATGTTTTCAATGTATATAGATTTAGGCTTTGAACATATTACCGATTTAAACGGGTACGATCATATTTTATTCCTTATTGCTTTGGCAGCTGTTTATTTATTAAAAGATTGGAAGAAAGTGCTGATTTTAATAACGGCTTTTACAATTGGTCATACTGTTACATTAGCACTGGCAACATTAAAATTAATTAAAGTTCCGATTAATCTTATTGAGTTTTTGATACCCGTAACAATCTTTATATCAGCATTTTCAGATTTTTTCTATAAGAAAAATATAAATGATAAAAGATTGCATCATTTTAAATATGTTTTGGCTATGTTTTTCGGGCTGATTCACGGAATGGGATTCTCAAATTACTTAATTAATCTTCTCGGAACAGAAAGTAATATAGTTATGCCTTTATTTGCATTTAATGTGGGATTAGAATTAGGGCAAATTATAATAATTATTGCATATTTAGTTATTGCAAGTATTTTTGTTAAATACCTTAAAGTTTTGAGAAGAGATTTATCTTTAATTGTTGCAGGTGCAGCATTCGGAATTTCAATTATTTTAATGATTGAACGTTTCCCTTTTTAA
- a CDS encoding carbonic anhydrase, with the protein MKNLKINELIENNNLWINEKLKKDKNYFSKLSKGQSPRYLMISCSDSRVPLNSLLKAEPGEIFIHRNIANQVNLTDINFLSVLEYSIEHLLIKHIIVVGHYSCGGIAAAVDGVDQGLVENWISPVNDLYNKNSEELSKISDNSAKMDRLSEINTIEQAKNILKTPVYQRALRNKKYPMIHAWIFDIYTGKIIKKDLNIEMLIDAGLLPEYYLTHIETNKTYYE; encoded by the coding sequence ATGAAGAATTTGAAGATAAACGAATTAATTGAAAATAATAATCTTTGGATTAATGAAAAATTAAAAAAAGATAAGAATTATTTTTCAAAGCTTTCTAAAGGGCAATCCCCGAGATATTTAATGATTAGTTGTTCTGACAGCAGGGTTCCGCTGAATTCTTTACTTAAAGCAGAGCCGGGTGAAATTTTTATTCATAGAAATATTGCTAATCAAGTAAATCTTACTGATATTAATTTCTTATCAGTTTTAGAGTATTCGATTGAACATTTATTAATTAAACATATAATTGTTGTAGGGCATTATAGTTGCGGAGGAATTGCAGCAGCAGTTGACGGTGTAGATCAAGGACTTGTTGAAAATTGGATTTCACCGGTTAATGATTTATATAATAAAAATTCTGAAGAATTATCAAAAATTTCTGATAACTCTGCTAAAATGGATCGTTTATCTGAAATAAATACTATTGAACAAGCAAAAAATATTCTTAAAACACCGGTTTATCAACGTGCGTTAAGAAATAAAAAGTATCCTATGATACACGCTTGGATTTTTGATATTTATACAGGAAAAATTATAAAAAAAGACTTAAATATAGAAATGTTAATTGATGCAGGCTTACTGCCTGAGTACTATTTAACACATATAGAAACCAATAAAACTTACTATGAATAA